The Methanolacinia petrolearia DSM 11571 genome has a segment encoding these proteins:
- a CDS encoding VWA domain-containing protein, which produces MNEYPVFPFPAIVGNDSAKKAILCILLNEDLKGLLITGGCGSAKTTLARSAGKISDGKSTTIIPQNTTGERLFGSIDIENAITEGKISITKGILVESDRRIVVVDDINLFDEKIIHTILDTAGSGNLLLERDGFSENIRTRYILVATMDPEEGRLSSRILDRFDLCVETERIEDESARLKIIKSCMAFEKDPVSFSKEYSPEIEELRENIRKAKERLPFVTIPGSLIELISELCIELNVSGQRGDIALAKTAKTLAAIDGRDNVVFEDIRQAALLALEHRRRSPPPGSPQRNPPDESEPEDRRENENNRDDEERPGKGNDKNAENREDLPDHGNRESPENTPWEPGEAPPEQVFEIGSAFNIIEFLDEHSLSRLRSGNPGSGRRRRSTSSDSSGRYVSYRHRDRNKNDIAIDATLRAAAPFQTARDRNGLAIKVDREDLREKVREKRTGDIILFLVDASGSMGVKKRMVAVKGAVLSLLNDAYQKRDTVGLMIFRRKEATLLLPPTRSTDLAHKLLKEIPTGGRTPLSEGVASAVRLLSQGRYSKSTDSKTIVILTDGRANYSGSGRNPYEEMRMTALAASEKKIRFVVVDTEEGFPRLDFAIALASELGATYLRLDELDSRKLAQSIETIVKKGAQPCLKN; this is translated from the coding sequence GTGAACGAATATCCCGTTTTCCCTTTTCCGGCCATAGTGGGAAACGACTCGGCGAAGAAGGCGATACTCTGCATTCTCTTAAACGAGGATCTTAAAGGGCTGCTCATTACCGGCGGCTGCGGTTCCGCTAAAACGACCCTCGCAAGATCTGCCGGGAAAATATCGGACGGTAAAAGCACAACAATTATTCCGCAGAATACGACAGGGGAGAGGCTCTTCGGCTCCATAGATATTGAAAATGCGATAACTGAAGGAAAAATCAGCATTACAAAGGGAATTCTCGTGGAAAGCGACCGGAGGATAGTCGTTGTTGACGATATCAACCTCTTCGATGAGAAGATTATCCACACAATACTGGATACCGCCGGTTCCGGGAACCTTCTGCTTGAGAGAGACGGATTTTCGGAAAACATCCGGACCCGCTACATTCTTGTCGCGACTATGGACCCTGAAGAGGGCAGACTGTCATCCCGGATACTCGACAGGTTCGACCTTTGCGTAGAGACCGAAAGGATAGAAGACGAATCTGCCAGGTTAAAAATTATCAAGAGCTGCATGGCCTTCGAGAAGGATCCCGTTTCCTTTTCGAAAGAATACTCCCCTGAGATTGAAGAACTCAGGGAAAATATCAGAAAGGCTAAGGAGAGACTCCCCTTCGTGACGATTCCCGGGTCACTGATAGAACTGATATCGGAATTATGCATAGAACTGAATGTCTCCGGGCAGAGGGGAGACATCGCGCTTGCAAAAACAGCCAAAACTCTTGCTGCAATAGACGGAAGAGACAACGTCGTCTTTGAAGACATCAGGCAGGCCGCCCTCCTGGCGCTGGAGCACAGGAGAAGAAGTCCTCCCCCGGGCAGTCCTCAGCGAAATCCCCCGGATGAATCCGAACCGGAGGATAGGAGAGAGAACGAAAATAATCGCGACGATGAGGAGAGGCCAGGGAAAGGTAACGACAAAAATGCTGAAAACCGGGAAGATCTGCCAGATCACGGCAACCGTGAAAGCCCGGAAAACACCCCCTGGGAACCGGGAGAGGCACCACCCGAACAGGTATTTGAGATCGGGTCGGCATTCAACATAATCGAATTCCTGGACGAACATTCACTGTCGCGACTGAGATCAGGTAATCCGGGAAGCGGCCGCAGGCGAAGAAGCACCAGTAGCGACAGTAGCGGACGTTACGTTTCGTACAGGCATCGCGACAGGAATAAGAACGACATCGCAATCGACGCAACATTAAGAGCCGCCGCACCTTTCCAGACCGCGAGGGACCGGAATGGGCTAGCAATAAAGGTCGACAGGGAGGACCTGAGGGAGAAGGTCAGGGAAAAGAGGACCGGCGACATCATCCTCTTCCTTGTCGACGCCAGCGGTTCGATGGGTGTAAAAAAGAGAATGGTGGCCGTGAAAGGGGCTGTTCTCTCTCTTTTGAACGATGCATACCAGAAGAGGGACACGGTCGGGCTCATGATATTCAGGAGAAAAGAGGCGACCCTTCTCCTTCCCCCGACCAGGAGTACGGATCTCGCACATAAGTTGCTGAAAGAGATCCCGACCGGGGGAAGAACCCCTCTTTCGGAAGGTGTCGCCTCAGCTGTGAGACTTCTCTCACAGGGGCGATACTCAAAATCCACGGATTCGAAGACGATCGTTATACTGACGGACGGCAGGGCGAACTACTCCGGATCGGGCAGGAACCCGTATGAAGAGATGAGAATGACAGCCCTTGCTGCATCTGAAAAGAAGATCCGGTTCGTCGTCGTCGATACAGAGGAGGGATTTCCAAGGCTGGATTTTGCAATCGCACTCGCATCCGAACTCGGCGCCACCTACCTCCGCCTCGACGAACTCGACAGCAGAAAACTCGCACAATCGATAGAGACTATTGTAAAAAAAGGAGCACAACCATGTTTAAAGAACTGA
- a CDS encoding type IV pilin N-terminal domain-containing protein, whose protein sequence is MVNTDTKKEAVSPVVGVMLMLVVTIIIAAVVSGFGTGMIGDTPTATPASVRYVGISPGGTDKVLDDGFVGLIFEVTGGSIDLEKLKFYIYGSDYGGGGEAYMTYNDVPWSKYHIGGEGSNANQLKYQFNNPGEGTLAYDPDEFYSSRMMKFTNLDYTGEGMCPGETILTTGDRFILFFEYFTPQTATSYSVSPPTLGFGMHRNTGTGASTAFQSGAVYANGDGQGILSGLDGTVYWDGYLKASDII, encoded by the coding sequence ATGGTAAACACAGATACAAAAAAAGAGGCTGTATCTCCTGTCGTGGGAGTAATGCTGATGCTCGTAGTGACGATCATTATTGCCGCAGTAGTTTCAGGGTTCGGAACCGGTATGATCGGAGATACTCCTACGGCGACTCCCGCTTCGGTTAGGTACGTGGGCATCAGTCCCGGCGGTACGGACAAGGTACTCGACGACGGATTCGTCGGTCTGATCTTTGAAGTTACCGGCGGTTCGATTGATCTCGAAAAGCTTAAATTTTATATTTACGGCAGTGATTACGGAGGCGGCGGAGAGGCCTACATGACATACAACGATGTTCCGTGGAGCAAATATCATATCGGCGGAGAAGGATCAAATGCAAACCAGCTGAAATATCAGTTTAACAATCCCGGAGAAGGTACGCTTGCGTATGATCCCGATGAATTCTACTCGAGCCGTATGATGAAATTTACGAACCTCGACTATACGGGTGAAGGCATGTGCCCCGGCGAGACCATACTGACCACTGGCGACAGGTTCATCCTGTTCTTCGAATATTTCACGCCACAAACGGCGACGAGCTATTCAGTGTCCCCCCCGACACTCGGATTCGGAATGCACCGGAATACCGGAACCGGAGCAAGTACCGCATTCCAGAGCGGAGCGGTATATGCAAACGGCGACGGACAGGGCATTCTCTCAGGCCTTGACGGAACGGTATACTGGGATGGTTACCTGAAAGCTTCAGATATCATCTGA
- a CDS encoding type II/IV secretion system ATPase subunit encodes MKIPLLSHPAKPEEENPILPEAGENVNITDNYENGKKDILKSRISKKPVGEGGSAHSFKTRLKIRRDVKTCDRPDSDSEEQEPVDHGKNTVNEKIDEILKDYLDTEYLLPELTEEEIDWVVERYWLKPPFSYVKIVKNWEFDLTYTIIEPKITKEELIVLEETYEYLRTALVFDSPKPKGDLTVDPEFVRKAIKSFNPSISDERTDILIYYLQRNFTGYGKLDPMMNDENIEDITCNGANIPLYIFHRKYSNLRTNLVFDNIELNKYVLKLAQKADKQLSLTTPIIDAALPTGARAQITYSDIVSSKGSSFTIRKFKTDPMTPADLISIGTYDAELMAFIWLAVENNKSIIIVGGTASGKTSTMNATSFFIPPIAKIVSIEDTREIQLPHENWLAMRTRDTGISATESDVDMFMLLKAALRQRPEYIIVGEVRGSEAQTLFQAMNTGHTTYSTLHAGGVSEAINRLTHEPINVPRVMFGALDLMIIQGLQFDEGHGFRRCLSINEMIVNDGDIRWNEIYKWDHINDKFTKNQKRSRILDDIAYTHGWDDEILEYNLQIRKSMLERFVEKKINDNLQISHFINELRKTCNR; translated from the coding sequence ATGAAAATTCCACTGCTGTCACATCCGGCAAAACCGGAAGAAGAGAATCCCATTCTCCCGGAAGCCGGTGAAAATGTAAATATTACAGATAATTATGAAAATGGTAAGAAAGATATTTTAAAATCCAGAATTTCCAAAAAACCGGTCGGAGAAGGTGGGTCTGCTCACTCTTTTAAAACCAGGCTGAAAATTAGGCGGGATGTCAAAACCTGTGATCGGCCGGACTCTGACAGTGAGGAACAGGAACCCGTTGATCACGGAAAAAACACTGTCAATGAAAAGATTGATGAAATCCTGAAGGATTATCTGGATACTGAATACTTACTCCCGGAATTGACAGAGGAAGAGATTGACTGGGTTGTTGAGCGATACTGGCTGAAGCCGCCCTTTTCATATGTAAAGATTGTGAAGAACTGGGAGTTCGATCTGACTTACACGATTATCGAGCCGAAGATAACGAAAGAGGAGCTGATTGTTCTTGAAGAGACTTATGAGTACCTTCGAACAGCCCTGGTATTTGATTCTCCTAAACCGAAAGGAGATCTGACAGTTGATCCTGAATTTGTCCGGAAAGCTATAAAATCCTTTAATCCATCAATAAGCGATGAAAGGACTGATATCCTGATCTATTACCTGCAGAGGAATTTTACCGGTTACGGTAAGCTCGATCCGATGATGAATGATGAAAATATCGAAGATATTACCTGCAACGGTGCGAACATCCCATTGTATATCTTCCATCGCAAGTATTCCAATCTCAGGACGAATCTCGTTTTCGACAATATTGAGCTGAATAAATATGTTCTCAAACTTGCCCAGAAAGCGGACAAACAACTCTCCCTGACAACGCCGATAATCGATGCCGCTCTCCCGACAGGTGCGAGGGCACAGATAACGTACAGTGATATAGTATCGTCGAAAGGAAGTTCCTTTACAATCCGAAAATTTAAGACAGATCCCATGACTCCTGCGGATCTTATCTCGATTGGGACATATGATGCAGAGTTAATGGCTTTCATCTGGCTTGCAGTTGAGAACAACAAGAGCATAATTATCGTAGGAGGCACTGCATCGGGGAAGACTTCGACGATGAATGCCACATCCTTCTTCATTCCGCCGATTGCAAAAATTGTCTCTATCGAGGATACGAGAGAGATCCAGCTCCCGCACGAAAACTGGCTTGCCATGAGAACAAGAGATACGGGTATCTCTGCCACGGAATCCGATGTCGATATGTTCATGCTTCTCAAGGCAGCCCTGAGGCAGCGTCCGGAGTATATAATCGTGGGAGAGGTAAGGGGTTCAGAAGCACAGACACTGTTTCAGGCTATGAATACCGGCCATACTACTTATTCGACCCTTCATGCCGGCGGCGTAAGTGAAGCCATCAACAGGCTTACACATGAGCCGATAAATGTTCCGCGTGTCATGTTCGGTGCACTCGATCTTATGATTATTCAGGGACTTCAGTTTGATGAAGGGCATGGTTTCCGGCGCTGTCTTTCGATCAATGAGATGATCGTGAATGATGGGGATATCAGGTGGAATGAGATCTATAAGTGGGATCATATAAATGATAAATTTACTAAAAATCAAAAAAGATCCAGGATTTTGGATGACATCGCGTATACTCACGGGTGGGATGACGAGATACTTGAGTACAATCTCCAGATAAGAAAAAGCATGCTCGAGCGTTTTGTCGAGAAGAAGATAAATGACAATCTCCAGATAAGCCACTTCATAAACGAGTTAAGAAAGACCTGCAACAGGTAA
- a CDS encoding TIM barrel protein: MFKELINFSIYEYDFNKFDDNWDNLRDLMKRQQIDGIELLVNFEEVPERIPADIVSSVHLPSFMGWYRLWEDQNFRIPEEIPEESVKYFYGGYSREEVVSNFCESITYASVLEPEYGVFHAAYTEIGTAFQKIQPYSDREILKGTAEFLNEVASSFPGGEPPFDIYIENLWYPGLTFLDPEAASDFTGMLEFKNWKLLLDTGHLMNATGSSVEEERSIEAVLDLLGRLDEETIDSIAGIHLHLSTSGDYLEKIEEPENYRNMTLDEKYAHIYELLKNVDQHRPFSSERCREIVNFISPDFVTHELPGMTAEEIESRIAQQVNSLRKT, translated from the coding sequence ATGTTTAAAGAACTGATAAACTTTTCAATATACGAGTACGACTTCAATAAATTCGACGACAACTGGGACAACCTCAGGGATTTAATGAAGAGGCAGCAGATAGACGGCATAGAACTCCTCGTCAACTTCGAAGAGGTTCCTGAGAGGATACCGGCTGACATCGTATCTTCGGTCCACCTCCCGTCTTTCATGGGATGGTACAGGTTGTGGGAGGATCAAAACTTCAGGATTCCCGAAGAGATCCCGGAAGAATCGGTGAAATATTTTTACGGCGGATACAGCAGGGAAGAGGTCGTATCGAACTTCTGCGAATCCATCACATATGCGTCTGTCCTGGAACCCGAATACGGCGTATTTCATGCGGCCTATACCGAGATCGGTACCGCTTTCCAAAAAATCCAGCCCTATTCAGACAGGGAGATCCTCAAAGGAACAGCAGAATTCCTGAATGAAGTCGCATCCAGCTTCCCCGGAGGAGAGCCTCCTTTCGATATCTATATAGAAAATCTCTGGTACCCGGGACTTACGTTTCTCGATCCGGAAGCCGCATCGGATTTCACAGGGATGCTTGAATTTAAAAACTGGAAGCTCCTGCTGGACACCGGCCATCTGATGAACGCGACCGGTTCGTCGGTCGAAGAGGAGAGATCAATAGAAGCGGTCCTGGATCTGCTCGGGAGGCTTGACGAAGAGACCATAGACAGCATAGCCGGAATCCACCTTCACCTCAGCACATCCGGCGATTACCTGGAGAAGATCGAGGAGCCGGAGAATTACCGGAATATGACACTCGACGAGAAGTATGCGCACATATACGAACTTCTCAAGAACGTGGATCAGCACCGCCCCTTCTCCTCGGAAAGATGCAGGGAGATTGTGAATTTCATCTCCCCGGATTTTGTGACCCACGAACTCCCGGGAATGACAGCGGAGGAGATCGAGAGCAGGATTGCCCAGCAGGTCAACTCGCTTCGCAAAACCTGA
- a CDS encoding ATP-binding protein: protein MSKDNPVYPFSAIVGQEDMKDALLVNVVDPSIGGVLIRGEKGTAKSTAVRATADLLPEKKVIKDCIFHCEAGQTRYLCPSCRELIESGRVPEYEYTRMRVVELPVSATEDRVAGTLDIEHAITKGKKKFEPGVLASANGNILYVDEVNLLDDHIVDLLLDAAAMGVNFVEREGISYSHPSRFILVGTMNPEEGDLRPQLLDRFGLSVNVEGEKEIATRTEIIRRILDFERDPEKFCESYEPMQQEIRDRIEGAKTILGEIEPDDHLLETAVKISLLLGVDGHRSDITFVKTAVAFAALGGRDEIVRDDLIRAAGLALPHRTRRLPFEDVKPEFDKVKTVISECYGK from the coding sequence ATGAGCAAAGATAACCCGGTTTATCCCTTCTCCGCCATAGTGGGGCAGGAGGATATGAAAGACGCACTCCTCGTCAATGTAGTCGACCCTTCCATAGGGGGAGTCCTGATCCGGGGTGAAAAAGGGACTGCTAAATCGACCGCAGTTAGGGCGACAGCCGACCTGCTCCCCGAAAAAAAAGTAATTAAAGACTGCATCTTTCACTGCGAAGCGGGACAGACCAGGTACCTCTGCCCTTCATGCAGGGAGCTGATCGAATCCGGCAGAGTCCCTGAATATGAATACACCAGGATGCGTGTCGTAGAGCTTCCGGTAAGCGCAACGGAGGATCGGGTGGCAGGAACCCTCGACATAGAACACGCGATTACAAAAGGCAAAAAGAAGTTCGAGCCCGGAGTTCTCGCCTCCGCCAACGGGAATATCCTTTACGTCGACGAGGTGAATCTGCTCGACGACCATATCGTCGATCTACTTCTCGATGCCGCGGCGATGGGCGTCAACTTCGTCGAACGCGAGGGGATATCCTACTCCCACCCGTCACGGTTCATCCTCGTCGGGACCATGAACCCCGAGGAGGGAGACCTGCGGCCACAGCTTCTAGACAGGTTCGGCCTCTCGGTGAACGTCGAAGGTGAGAAAGAGATAGCCACAAGAACGGAGATCATCAGGAGAATACTGGATTTCGAGAGAGATCCGGAAAAGTTCTGTGAATCCTATGAACCGATGCAGCAGGAGATTCGTGATCGTATTGAAGGAGCGAAGACGATCCTTGGGGAGATCGAACCTGACGATCATCTACTTGAGACCGCGGTAAAGATCTCTCTCCTCCTCGGTGTCGACGGGCACAGGTCCGATATCACCTTTGTAAAGACAGCAGTGGCTTTCGCCGCACTCGGCGGAAGAGATGAGATCGTGCGGGACGATCTTATCAGGGCCGCAGGGCTGGCACTACCGCACAGGACGAGAAGGCTTCCGTTCGAAGACGTAAAACCGGAATTCGACAAAGTAAAAACGGTCATCTCGGAGTGTTACGGCAAGTGA
- a CDS encoding adenosylcobinamide amidohydrolase, which yields MTDNISENIDNNKDPVLIFETAGKEKIYRCDTSIVVRLPPNRNALTVSELNGGYREDLEAVFNHQPKPSQGKHSCCNLEGNSVPEYLKITAVRLGLDPAKSTGMMTAANMKNAAVSNKSFRDIDVTAIVTAGIEVNGGRAGDPASFYEEDCEFEQICGTIITILIINANLPDSTLARAIVTATEAKTVAIQQLMAPSRYSNGIATGSGTDQISVISNLESKNRLQNAGKHSKLGELIGRCVIEATTKALEKQSGLCPESQRDMMVRLERFGIDEKKIWSIASRLEGENRRSVFIKNLREFSKNPDVVAMTASLLHIQDEINWGLTPELSGKRTAISIMKTLPELAGAKKRPQSDILLDERVAIIENWIRIVSWCIKNGI from the coding sequence TTGACTGATAATATTTCTGAAAATATAGACAATAACAAAGATCCCGTCCTGATATTTGAAACGGCCGGGAAAGAGAAGATATACCGGTGCGACACTTCCATTGTCGTCAGACTCCCCCCGAATAGAAATGCATTGACGGTTTCCGAGCTCAACGGAGGTTACAGGGAGGATCTCGAAGCCGTATTCAATCACCAGCCGAAGCCCTCGCAGGGAAAGCACAGCTGCTGCAATCTCGAAGGAAACAGCGTTCCGGAGTACCTGAAGATCACGGCAGTACGTCTCGGATTGGATCCGGCCAAATCAACAGGAATGATGACGGCGGCAAATATGAAGAATGCCGCAGTCTCGAACAAAAGTTTCAGGGATATCGATGTAACCGCAATCGTCACGGCAGGGATCGAGGTCAACGGCGGAAGAGCAGGAGATCCTGCTTCCTTTTACGAGGAGGACTGCGAATTCGAACAGATCTGCGGGACGATAATTACAATACTCATAATAAATGCAAATCTTCCCGATAGCACTCTTGCAAGGGCAATCGTAACGGCAACCGAGGCGAAGACGGTTGCCATCCAGCAGCTCATGGCCCCGAGCAGGTATTCGAATGGTATTGCGACAGGTTCGGGAACGGACCAGATATCAGTCATCTCAAACCTTGAGAGCAAAAACAGGCTCCAGAATGCAGGCAAGCACTCCAAACTAGGGGAGCTTATCGGCAGGTGCGTAATAGAGGCGACCACCAAGGCACTTGAAAAGCAGAGCGGCCTTTGTCCCGAGTCACAGAGAGACATGATGGTGAGGCTCGAAAGATTCGGGATTGATGAAAAGAAGATCTGGAGTATTGCATCGCGCCTCGAAGGAGAGAACAGGAGATCGGTCTTCATAAAAAACCTGAGGGAATTTTCAAAAAATCCCGATGTTGTAGCGATGACCGCGTCCCTGCTTCACATTCAGGACGAGATAAACTGGGGTCTGACCCCGGAGCTTTCAGGAAAAAGAACAGCAATATCGATTATGAAAACCCTGCCGGAGCTTGCCGGGGCGAAAAAACGCCCGCAGTCCGATATCCTGCTTGATGAAAGGGTCGCGATAATCGAAAACTGGATCAGGATCGTTTCCTGGTGCATAAAAAACGGCATTTGA